In Alkalinema sp. FACHB-956, the sequence AAACTAGGATTAAACTAGGGCGGTGGCAATTGATTCGTGGCAATTGATTCGTGGAAATTGATTCGTGGAAATTGATTCGTGGAAATTGATTCGTGGAAATGATTGAGTGGCAATGATTAGTAGCGGTTAGGCGACGCGATCGCCCGACTGAAAGCACCCTGATCGTCTCGATCGATTGCACGATCGAATCTTTGCACTGATCGATTTCAAAAGGCTGGACGATGCAGCAAATTAAAAGCGTTGAAGCAACTTAGCATAGCCGATTGCTCCAACGCATCTTCTTCTCCATAGACCTCACCCAGGAGTGGGTCTATCGTAGGATGTCTATCGTGAGATAGCTTGGTCTGAGTCGTTTCAACTAGATCCCATCAACTAAACCCATCAACCAGACCCATCAGCTAGTTATGCAATGCCAGGGGAACTGCCACTGGGTTGACTCGCCAGATTTCTTGGCAATACTCCCAGATCGATCGATCGCTGGAGAACTTACCCATCCGCGCCGTATTCAAAATTGACATACGAGTCCAATGATCTGTATCCCGATAGGCTTGGCTGACTTGGTCTTGACAGTCAATGTAGGCTTGGTAATCGGCCAACAACAGGTAGGGATCGGCATAGAGCAAATTATCGACCAGGGGTTTAAAGAGTTGTGTATCGCCGTGGGAGAAAAAGCCAGAGGCAATGCGATCGATCGCGAGTTTCAACTCTGAGTTGCTTTCGTAGTAGGCTCGGGGCTGGTATCCAGCGGCCTGGGTCGCGGCCACTTCCTCCGCTGTGAGGCCAAACAGGAAGAAATTCTCTGCGCCCACTTCATCGCGGATTTCAATATTAGCTCCATCCAAGGTGCCGATCGTCAGCGCGCCGTTCATGGCAAATTTCATATTGCCCGTGCCAGAGGCTTCTTTCCCGGCGGTGGAAATTTGTTCCGAAAGATCGGCGGCGGGATAAACCCGTTGAGCAAATTTCACGCTGTAGTCTTTCAAGAACACAACCTTGAGGCGATCGTGGATGTCAGGATCGCGATTCACCACTTCTCCCACGGCATTGATTAACTTAATCATCAACTTCGCCATGAAATAGCCCGGTGCTGCCTTGCCCCCAAAAAGGAAGGTTCTCGGCACAATGTCTAGATCGGGATTAGCCTTCAGGCGGTTGTACAGCGTGATGATGTGTAGCACATTTAAGTGTTGCCGTTTGTATTCATGAATCCGTTTTGCTTGGATGTCAAAAATGGAATCGACATTGACTGAAATGCCCTGTTGTTTTTGGATATAGTCGGCCAGATCTTGTTTGATGGCTCGCTTGATCTGCCGCCATTCATGGCGGAATTCAGCAATATCCTCATAGGCTTCTAGCTGATTGAGTTTGCTTAAGTCCTTAATCCAGCCGTCACCAATCTCGCGGGTGATCAAGTCCGCCAATCGGGGATTACTCAACACCAAAAACCGACGGGGGGTAATGCCATTGGTTTTGTTGCTGAATTTTTCGGGATACATTTGGGCGAAATCCCGCAGTACATCCTGTTGCAACAACTCGGTGTGTAATTCTGCTACACCATTGATGGCATAGCTCCCCACCGATGCCAAATTCGCCATCCTGACATAGCGCGGCCCCGATTCGTCAATCAAGGACATCCGCTGAATACAGGCTTCATCATCAATAAATTTGAGCCGTACATCATCCAGGAAATGTTGATTAATTTCGTAAATGATTTCTAAATGGCGCGGTAACAGTCGCTCAAATAGATCAATCTCCCATTTTTCTAGGGCTTCGGGCAGTAGGGTGTGGTTGGTGTAGGCGAAAGTTTGGCGCGTAATGTTCCAGGCGGCATCCCAGGCAAAGTCGTGCTCATCAACCAACAGGCGCATCAATTCTGCAACGGCGATCGCGGGATGGGTGTCGTTCAATTGCAGGGTGAATTTTTCGTGCAGGGTGTCGATCGGTTCGCCCCGCAGTTGGCAGTGGGTACGAATGATGTCTTGCAGAGAACAGGCCACAAAGAAGTACTGTTGCTCTAGGCGCAGTTGCTTACCCTGCTCAAAGGCATCATTGGGGTAGAGGACTTTGGTTAGGTTTTCCGAGGAAACCTTGTCGCCCACCGCCCCGTAGTAGTTTCCGGAGTTAAAGGCGTTGAAATCGAAGGAATCCATGGCCTCCGCTGTCCAGAGCCGTAGGGTGTTGGCGGTGTGGGTGCGGTAGCCCAGAATGGGGGTGTCGTAGGGGACGCCTTTGATGACCCGATCGGGCACCCAGCGAACTCGATAGCGTCCGGTGTGATCGGGATAGCCTTCCGTGTGACCGCCGAGTTTGACTTGGACAGCGAGTTCAGGATGGGCGATTTCCCAAGGATTGCCGAGGTGGAGCCATTTGTCTGTGAGTTCCACTTGCCAGCCATCTTTGATGTCCTGCTCAAAAATGCCGAATTCGTAGCGAATGCCATAGCCGATCGCGGGAATTTCCAACGTGGCTAGGGAGTCGAGATAACAAGCCGCTAATCGCCCCAAGCCACCGTTACCTAAGCCCGGTTCTTCCTCTTGATCCAGCATGTCTTCAAACCGGATCCCGAGGGCTTCGACGGCCTGCTTCATTTCGTCGTACATCCCTAGGTTGATCAGGTTATTGCCCAGATGCGGCCCTAGGAGAAATTCCGCCGAGAGGTAGCCAACTTGGCGCGGTGCGTTGCTGTAATAGGTATCTACCGTACAGAGCCAGTGCTGCACTAGGCGATCGCGCACTGTGTAGGCCACCGCCATGTAGTAATCATTCAGGGTCGCAATACGGGGAAATTTGCCTTGGCTGTAGGAGAGGTGATCGAGGATGGCTCGTTTGAGGGTTTCAACACTTCGCCCAGTACGATCGTCTTCAATCAAAATCGGGCATTCTTGGGATTCCATCATGGGCAGTCTACGGGGTAATCGGTCACTAGCAAATTGGTCTAGGGAGGTGAGCCTATCGATCGAGATAGTTTCTACTAATTAGAATGCCCAAAATCTCGATCGAGATGGGCAATCAACAGAATCCACCGAAAAATCGGGATCGCCTTGTATACCCTAGGTTTTCAAGGAAATAGACCCATGACTGTTGCGAAAACTTTAGATTGTTTTAACAAATTCTCTAGAATTGGCAACAGCATCACATTCCGGTTGTTTTAACTGCAACCTTGCGACCACTTAATTACAACTGCTCCGGATTGCAATTGGCTAGAACAACCAACTTGTTTTAAGAACTAGATGGATTTAGCAACAATTACCCGGTTCACAACAGTCTCCTGCACTGGGAAGGGTCGCGCGGTAATCGACTCCCTTCGTCTCGCGGGGATGGCGTAGGCTATCACGGCTGCAATTAAAGACAGGCGCGGAGTCTCGGGGCACTTCTGTCTGGGGCAAAACGGGGATGAAATCGTGGGCATAGGGGCCGTTGGGATCGGTATAGAGTTGAAAGGTTTTTTCACAAACCGCCATCCGCTCTCCCCGCAACAAGGTGTGGCCATCATCATCCTGTACCGCTTTCCAGGGGCCTTTGTAAATCACGGCTTGATTGCGATCGAGGCAAGGGCCTTCTTTGCCTTTGTAGGCTTGGACAGTGAGCGATCGAAATTCAATGCCATCGATGACCTGCCAGGGCTGTTCCTGCCGTGCCAAAATTTCCACGCCGTAGAATCCCGCTGCTTCAAACCGTTGCAAAAATTCCGATTCTAAAAACGCACCCGCAATACAGCCACTCCACAGGTCTGGATCATTGAGAATTACGTCCGTGGGTGGTTCATCACAGACAATATCAGAAATTACGGCTCGACCACCGCGTTTGAGAATACGATAAATTTCCTGGAACAATTGATTTTTATCCTGGGGCTTAACCAGATTGAGAACGCAGTTGGAAACAACAACGTCAACGCTACTAGTTGCAATTAATGGCGCTTCCCGCCGGAGTCGATCGCCCTCTGTCTCCAGGGCGGCCAAATCTGCGATCGACTGGACCGGATGCTGATTCAGCCAAGCTTGGAGCTGATCTAAATTCAGCGCCAGATCTTGAATTTTACCTTTGACAAAGTTCACATTGTGATAACCCAGCTGATCGCCGATCGTTGCTTGATATTTGCGGGCAAGGGCCAACATTTCGTCGTTCATATCCACGCCAATGACGCGACCCTCGGCCCCCACTTTCTGCGCCATGATGTAGCAGTTTTTGCCCGCCCCCGATCCCAAATCGACCACCACTTCTCCTGCTTGAACATAGCGGGTTGGGTCGCCGCAGCCGTAGTCTTTGGTAATAATTTCCTCCGGCAGGATTTTCAGATAGCGTCCATCATAGCCATCCGTGGGGCAACAGAGGGCTGCTTGGGGGGCTTGGGCTCCGGCGCTGTAGCGATCGCGCACGGCCTGCTCAATGTCGTAATGGATTGCAGTCTCGGTCGTGATCGCCATTGGATTAGAAGATGTCATGGTGAAATGAGGAGTGAATTGGGTAATCAGTGAGTAGGCACAAAAAACAACATTCAAGTAGCATTATCGCAAATCAATCTACGATCGCGCCGCCACAGGAACTTCCTGCCCCAGCCGTACAACCAAAGCAATGGCGTCCAGTCATAATCTGTCGCTGTGCCAAGGTCTGTAAATCAAAATCACGAATATGTAATTTTGGAGCCACCTTAAGCTCCAGCATTTGATTGAAATCGCAATCGTAAAGATAGCCATCCCAGGATACTGAAAGGGTATTGCGGCACATCAGTCCAGCAATCGTGGCAGGATTAAAGGAATTAACCAGTAACTCTTGGTATGTTTGTAAATTTCCTGATGCTTCCAACCATTCTAAGTAGCGAGAAATGGGCATGTTGTTGAGGGTGATGAGCCGATCGAAGGTAACGCCCTGGTGTTTCAGCAATCCTGCCTTCCATTCCTGCTCTAGTCGCCCTTGACCACTGGCTAAAAAAGCGCCCACGGGATTACTGACTAACGTCAATTGTCGCTGGGGATCGCCCTGGCCATAGCCAACTTGATTTAAGCGTCGTAGGGCTTCGATCGACTTTTCAAAGGTGCCATCGCCCCGTTGGACATCGGTATTGCGCTGACGGTAATGGGGTAGAGAGCAGACAATTTCCACCCCGCGATCGGCAAACCATTGGGGGAGATCGGTTTTTCCTGGCAACAGGAGGACGGTCAAATTACAGCGATCGATCACCTTTTTCCCGCGTTGAATACATTCATCCACCAACGCGCGAAAATGGGGATTCAGTTCCGGTGCGCCCCCTGTGATATCTACGGTGTGGGCCTGGGTGTGATCCAACGCTGCTAGGCATAGGTCGATCGTCTCACGGGACATCACCTCCTGGGTGCGATCGGGGCCTGCATCCACATGGCAATGTTTACAAGTCATATTGCACAACTTGCCGAGATTGATCTGAAAGATGTCCAATTCCGCAGGCTGCAACACGGGCCAACCATGACGGTTTAATGTCGCCTCAAAATCGCCAGCTTCAGGCAGATGGGCAAGGTTAACCTCCGCTAACACCGATCGCTGATACAGGGCTGAGGCCAAAGGATCCGCCCGTCTTGCTAAAGAAGTCGTCATGTCAAATTAATCCAACACAAATTATCAATCGAAAGCGCAGTCAGCACGGCGGCCACCCTCCCACCCTTCCCACCGCTCCAACGCCTGCTACTCCTGCTACATCGATAGCTGGTTTGACCGATCGAGCATCTGGAGTCCATGAATTAACGAAGCGCCCCCCCGAATTGCGGTTGCCACATGGATCGCCTCCGTCATCTGTTCAATATCTGACCCCTGTTGTAGGGAATCCTGGGTGTAGGCATCAATACAATAGGGGCACTGAACGGCATGGGCCACCGCCAGCGCAATCAGCGCCTTTTCGCGTTTGGATAATGCGCCCTCCGCAAAGACAGCGCCGTAATAGGCAAAAAACTTTTCAGCCAGTTCTGAGTTGCCTTCCCCAATTTTGCTGAAATTAGGTAAATGCTCTGGGTTGTAGTAGTGATCCATGGTAGGCCGATCGCTCTCCGAAGGTGCAATCAATTCAGTTGTTATACGTGAATATACGTCTTCAATTCTGGATCGGATGATCTAAAAGTGCCTGCTCTGCTCAAATTTCTTCCGGTTTTATCCGGTCGATCGGG encodes:
- a CDS encoding glycogen/starch/alpha-glucan phosphorylase, giving the protein MESQECPILIEDDRTGRSVETLKRAILDHLSYSQGKFPRIATLNDYYMAVAYTVRDRLVQHWLCTVDTYYSNAPRQVGYLSAEFLLGPHLGNNLINLGMYDEMKQAVEALGIRFEDMLDQEEEPGLGNGGLGRLAACYLDSLATLEIPAIGYGIRYEFGIFEQDIKDGWQVELTDKWLHLGNPWEIAHPELAVQVKLGGHTEGYPDHTGRYRVRWVPDRVIKGVPYDTPILGYRTHTANTLRLWTAEAMDSFDFNAFNSGNYYGAVGDKVSSENLTKVLYPNDAFEQGKQLRLEQQYFFVACSLQDIIRTHCQLRGEPIDTLHEKFTLQLNDTHPAIAVAELMRLLVDEHDFAWDAAWNITRQTFAYTNHTLLPEALEKWEIDLFERLLPRHLEIIYEINQHFLDDVRLKFIDDEACIQRMSLIDESGPRYVRMANLASVGSYAINGVAELHTELLQQDVLRDFAQMYPEKFSNKTNGITPRRFLVLSNPRLADLITREIGDGWIKDLSKLNQLEAYEDIAEFRHEWRQIKRAIKQDLADYIQKQQGISVNVDSIFDIQAKRIHEYKRQHLNVLHIITLYNRLKANPDLDIVPRTFLFGGKAAPGYFMAKLMIKLINAVGEVVNRDPDIHDRLKVVFLKDYSVKFAQRVYPAADLSEQISTAGKEASGTGNMKFAMNGALTIGTLDGANIEIRDEVGAENFFLFGLTAEEVAATQAAGYQPRAYYESNSELKLAIDRIASGFFSHGDTQLFKPLVDNLLYADPYLLLADYQAYIDCQDQVSQAYRDTDHWTRMSILNTARMGKFSSDRSIWEYCQEIWRVNPVAVPLALHN
- a CDS encoding methyltransferase domain-containing protein; amino-acid sequence: MTSSNPMAITTETAIHYDIEQAVRDRYSAGAQAPQAALCCPTDGYDGRYLKILPEEIITKDYGCGDPTRYVQAGEVVVDLGSGAGKNCYIMAQKVGAEGRVIGVDMNDEMLALARKYQATIGDQLGYHNVNFVKGKIQDLALNLDQLQAWLNQHPVQSIADLAALETEGDRLRREAPLIATSSVDVVVSNCVLNLVKPQDKNQLFQEIYRILKRGGRAVISDIVCDEPPTDVILNDPDLWSGCIAGAFLESEFLQRFEAAGFYGVEILARQEQPWQVIDGIEFRSLTVQAYKGKEGPCLDRNQAVIYKGPWKAVQDDDGHTLLRGERMAVCEKTFQLYTDPNGPYAHDFIPVLPQTEVPRDSAPVFNCSRDSLRHPRETKGVDYRATLPSAGDCCEPGNCC
- the arsS gene encoding arsenosugar biosynthesis radical SAM (seleno)protein ArsS (Some members of this family are selenoproteins.), with protein sequence MTTSLARRADPLASALYQRSVLAEVNLAHLPEAGDFEATLNRHGWPVLQPAELDIFQINLGKLCNMTCKHCHVDAGPDRTQEVMSRETIDLCLAALDHTQAHTVDITGGAPELNPHFRALVDECIQRGKKVIDRCNLTVLLLPGKTDLPQWFADRGVEIVCSLPHYRQRNTDVQRGDGTFEKSIEALRRLNQVGYGQGDPQRQLTLVSNPVGAFLASGQGRLEQEWKAGLLKHQGVTFDRLITLNNMPISRYLEWLEASGNLQTYQELLVNSFNPATIAGLMCRNTLSVSWDGYLYDCDFNQMLELKVAPKLHIRDFDLQTLAQRQIMTGRHCFGCTAGAGSSCGGAIVD
- a CDS encoding arsenosugar biosynthesis-associated peroxidase-like protein yields the protein MDHYYNPEHLPNFSKIGEGNSELAEKFFAYYGAVFAEGALSKREKALIALAVAHAVQCPYCIDAYTQDSLQQGSDIEQMTEAIHVATAIRGGASLIHGLQMLDRSNQLSM